The following are from one region of the Carnobacterium gallinarum DSM 4847 genome:
- a CDS encoding chitosanase yields the protein MKKKHLLYTLSVLSLGVALIGCGATTKTEASNKEKTRISLQTPAKKEIAMELVSSAENSSLDWKAQYEYIEDIHDGRGYTAGIIGFCSGTGDMLELVEDYTKDVPDNVLAKYLPALKKVNGSDSLEGLGKNFEEDWKKASHDEKFKQAQNTIRDRIYFNPAVEQAKKDGLSTLGQFMYYDAIVMHGPGDGSVPPEESFPGIREEALKQAITPSEGGNETEFLKAFISARDAVMRLEEAHEDLSRTIAQGKFLKEKNFDLAPPLKWKMYGTTFEIKK from the coding sequence ATGAAAAAAAAGCATTTGCTATATACTCTTTCTGTACTATCTCTAGGAGTCGCGCTGATTGGATGTGGAGCAACCACAAAAACCGAAGCTTCAAATAAGGAAAAAACCAGGATTTCCCTTCAAACACCTGCAAAAAAAGAAATTGCGATGGAACTTGTTTCTAGTGCTGAAAATTCCTCATTAGATTGGAAAGCACAGTATGAATATATCGAAGATATCCATGATGGTCGAGGATATACTGCTGGGATTATTGGTTTTTGCTCGGGTACAGGCGATATGTTAGAGCTGGTTGAAGATTATACAAAAGATGTTCCAGATAATGTCTTAGCAAAATACCTACCTGCTTTAAAAAAGGTCAATGGATCAGATTCTCTTGAAGGATTGGGAAAGAATTTTGAAGAAGATTGGAAAAAAGCAAGCCACGATGAGAAATTCAAACAAGCACAAAATACTATTCGCGATCGAATCTACTTCAACCCCGCTGTTGAACAAGCAAAAAAAGATGGTTTATCAACATTAGGTCAATTTATGTACTATGATGCCATTGTGATGCATGGACCTGGAGATGGTTCTGTCCCACCAGAAGAAAGCTTCCCAGGAATTCGAGAAGAAGCTTTGAAACAAGCAATAACACCTAGTGAAGGTGGCAATGAAACTGAGTTTTTAAAAGCTTTCATTAGTGCTAGAGATGCCGTTATGAGGTTAGAAGAAGCTCATGAAGATTTAAGTCGGACAATTGCTCAAGGGAAGTTTTTGAAAGAAAAAAACTTCGACTTAGCACCACCCTTAAAGTGGAAAATGTATGGGACGACATTCGAGATTAAGAAATAA
- a CDS encoding GntR family transcriptional regulator has protein sequence MQKYIFISNDMRNRILEGVYKANQQIPFEKDLCVEYDASKMTVKKALDLLVSEGLIIKRRGSGTFVKDLSVDEIERIAVANQFRGTTALHPDKKVESQILEFSVIPAPELAKNKLNLIADTFVYDIYRARYIDGIPHVMEKMYMPIDLIPGLKKGNVEGSIYGYIEEDLGLKIQSAHRKVTVRKANADEIKYLELKEGDPVAVAEQIGYFDTGAAFEYSISVHRYNEFSVEMILTRD, from the coding sequence ATGCAAAAATATATATTTATTTCCAATGATATGCGTAATAGAATCCTTGAGGGCGTCTATAAGGCGAACCAGCAGATACCCTTTGAAAAAGATTTATGTGTGGAATACGATGCGAGTAAGATGACAGTGAAAAAAGCGTTAGATCTATTAGTATCTGAAGGATTAATCATTAAGCGGCGTGGTTCAGGAACATTTGTCAAGGATTTATCAGTAGATGAAATTGAGCGAATTGCTGTAGCGAATCAATTTCGCGGAACAACTGCTTTACACCCAGATAAAAAAGTTGAAAGTCAGATTTTGGAATTTTCGGTTATCCCTGCACCAGAATTAGCTAAAAATAAGTTGAATTTAATTGCAGATACTTTTGTTTATGATATTTATCGTGCGCGGTACATTGATGGAATTCCTCATGTGATGGAGAAAATGTATATGCCTATTGATCTAATTCCTGGATTGAAGAAGGGGAATGTAGAGGGATCAATTTATGGATATATTGAAGAAGATCTGGGACTTAAGATTCAGAGCGCTCATCGAAAAGTCACAGTTAGAAAGGCAAATGCTGATGAAATTAAGTATTTGGAGCTGAAGGAAGGTGATCCTGTTGCTGTTGCTGAGCAAATTGGTTATTTTGATACAGGAGCCGCTTTTGAATATTCCATTTCAGTACATCGATACAATGAATTTTCAGTGGAAATGATTTTAACGAGGGATTAG